One Candidatus Nitrososphaera evergladensis SR1 genomic window carries:
- a CDS encoding SDR family oxidoreductase: MKSVIVTGASSGIGRAASSRLANAGYRVYGLARSYDKLQAMAGELANFVPVEFDVTKPDKFDKVLDPIIASSPSGIFGLVNNAGYVEPGAIEDLSMESIRMQFETNFFGLVGVTKKILPSMMAQKEGRIVNVSSMAGMVSLPTIGMYCATKHALEAFTEALRMELWNTGIKVASINPGIIETNIHFVTDEKVSQLKNSRFAKAYAKYLKETPRGLPSSIVADAIYDAVSTSKPKYRYLLGSAREKAGVRLRRIAPDDIIHSLVAKRVLE; encoded by the coding sequence TTGAAATCAGTCATCGTAACAGGAGCGTCAAGCGGCATCGGCAGGGCTGCTTCATCCAGGCTTGCAAACGCGGGGTACAGGGTATATGGCCTTGCGAGGAGCTATGACAAACTGCAGGCAATGGCCGGCGAGCTTGCAAACTTTGTTCCTGTCGAGTTTGACGTGACAAAACCGGACAAGTTTGACAAGGTACTGGACCCGATAATCGCGTCATCACCATCAGGCATCTTTGGGCTTGTCAACAATGCAGGTTACGTCGAGCCCGGCGCTATTGAGGATTTGTCCATGGAAAGCATCAGGATGCAGTTTGAGACCAACTTTTTTGGGCTTGTAGGCGTCACGAAAAAGATCCTGCCGTCCATGATGGCGCAAAAAGAAGGCCGGATTGTAAACGTCAGCTCGATGGCAGGCATGGTGTCGCTTCCCACAATAGGCATGTACTGCGCAACCAAGCACGCCCTTGAAGCGTTCACGGAGGCGCTGCGCATGGAGCTGTGGAATACAGGGATAAAGGTCGCAAGCATAAACCCGGGCATAATTGAAACGAACATACATTTTGTGACTGATGAAAAGGTGTCGCAATTAAAGAATTCCAGGTTTGCAAAAGCATATGCAAAATACCTGAAAGAAACGCCCCGGGGCCTGCCGTCGTCAATAGTTGCAGACGCCATATATGACGCAGTGTCGACTTCAAAGCCAAAATACAGGTACCTGCTTGGCTCGGCAAGGGAAAAAGCAGGAGTCAGGCTCAGGCGCATTGCGCCGGACGACATCATCCATTCGCTTGTTGCAAAGCGCGTGCTCGAGTAG
- a CDS encoding methionine--tRNA ligase translates to MSEQGHDNNNNSNIITFDEFIKVQLRIGKVVSAEAIPGMKKVFKAIVDIGTEKREVAVGAALWIKPEDFVGRTVVICTNLAPRKIGDMTSNGMLLAADGPEGRPVFLTTTEEAPLGAPIH, encoded by the coding sequence ATGAGCGAGCAAGGCCACGACAATAACAATAACAGCAACATCATCACGTTTGACGAGTTTATCAAGGTGCAGCTGAGGATTGGCAAGGTAGTGAGTGCAGAGGCCATCCCCGGCATGAAAAAGGTGTTCAAGGCTATTGTCGACATTGGAACAGAAAAGCGCGAAGTCGCGGTGGGCGCGGCGCTGTGGATAAAGCCTGAGGATTTTGTGGGCAGGACTGTGGTGATATGCACAAACCTTGCGCCCCGGAAAATTGGCGACATGACTTCAAATGGCATGCTCTTGGCGGCAGACGGGCCTGAAGGCAGGCCAGTCTTCCTTACAACCACTGAAGAAGCGCCGCTTGGCGCGCCGATACACTAA
- a CDS encoding PAC2 family protein → MTMTMKLVVLKELQADDNEFTAFASLPDMGRVGGLVSSFLAQHLKCEQVAEVVSSDKPWVSYSNGVVKSASDTYKIFYDRAHKLLVFTGESQPQDPGQLYALCNAFLDYAQKIGTVKKLYGAGGYLREQLTGAPRVCGVVNRPELKKVLARAGIDLVGSEISSITWFNGVILGLAAERGIDAIGLFGEISETTVPQPLAAKSIVSAFSRLEKIPVDTKPLDQHYESILEEIQKKKEPGPGKFGSGTG, encoded by the coding sequence ATGACGATGACGATGAAACTTGTCGTGCTAAAGGAGCTGCAGGCTGACGACAACGAGTTTACCGCGTTTGCGTCGCTTCCGGACATGGGGCGGGTAGGCGGACTCGTGTCGTCCTTTCTTGCACAGCATCTAAAGTGCGAGCAGGTGGCAGAGGTTGTGTCAAGCGACAAGCCGTGGGTGTCGTACTCCAACGGCGTGGTAAAAAGCGCAAGCGACACGTACAAGATATTTTATGACAGGGCGCACAAGCTGCTAGTGTTTACAGGAGAGTCGCAGCCGCAGGACCCTGGCCAACTGTACGCGCTGTGCAACGCGTTTTTGGACTATGCGCAAAAAATCGGCACGGTGAAAAAACTGTACGGTGCCGGCGGCTATCTCCGTGAGCAGCTTACCGGCGCTCCACGGGTATGCGGAGTGGTCAACAGGCCGGAGCTGAAAAAAGTGCTGGCAAGGGCCGGCATCGACCTCGTCGGAAGTGAAATTTCAAGCATCACGTGGTTCAACGGCGTGATCTTGGGCCTTGCCGCAGAGCGTGGCATCGACGCAATCGGCTTGTTTGGCGAGATATCTGAAACCACCGTCCCTCAGCCGCTTGCCGCAAAGAGCATAGTGTCTGCGTTTTCAAGGCTGGAAAAAATCCCGGTTGATACAAAGCCTCTTGACCAGCACTACGAATCGATACTGGAAGAGATACAGAAAAAGAAAGAGCCTGGGCCTGGCAAGTTTGGGTCGGGGACAGGCTAG